Proteins found in one Aethina tumida isolate Nest 87 chromosome 1, icAetTumi1.1, whole genome shotgun sequence genomic segment:
- the LOC109609661 gene encoding cilia- and flagella-associated protein 36 isoform X2, protein MEDENSWVFDSLVAFLNGPIWNAPLESFIEEKSLIFEPNVQDNENYRGVYEEFKNLVDFMLGNFMEDIGITPEQFEHACSEGRKHQVSFDNNLFEQIWAANDYEMFKRMMAQRNVELQLQALELIEQKYGITPESFIPNKRERHTTIQEIPVIIENSKLEKAIMDEVAKKFPEETTNDVMEILEDKEVLQESLKQVKEKVQERSDSATPSTSHEEKATEKEPIIEKPVEEKKPSKPATKEADAKSKEIDARELKKRQEYLRAQRDKLVALKKEERKKQLNAEADTSDKFRIRPKSAKAAEAVLAGDKSPIEPQQLQIRKSLAERLKSEVVLKTRSDVK, encoded by the exons ATGGAAGACGAGAACTCCTGGGTCTTCGATTCTTTGGTGGCCTTCCTCAACGGTCCCATCTGGAATGCACCACTGGAAAGCTTCATCGAAGAGAAATCATTGA TTTTTGAACCAAATGTGCAAGACAATGAGAACTACAGGGGAGTTTACGAGGAGTTCAAGAATTTG GTGGACTTCATGTTGGGTAATTTCATGGAGGATATCGGCATCACACCGGAACAGTTTGAACACGCTTGCAGCGAGGGGAGGAAGCATCAAGTCAGCTTCGATAAT AACTTGTTCGAGCAAATATGGGCAGCCAACGACTATGAAATGTTCAAAAGAATGATGGCCCAAAGGAACGTGGAACTGCAGCTTCAAGCTCTGGAgttaattgaacaaaaatacgGAATTACACCGGAGTCTTTTATACCCAACAAAAGGGAACGACATACTACAATACAGGAAATACCGGTCATCATAGAAAATTCCAAGTTAGAGAAGGCCATCATGGACGAAGTCGCAAA aaaatttCCTGAAGAGACAACTAATGACGTAATGGAAATACTGGAAGATAAAGAGGTGCTTCAGGAGTCCCTAAAACAAGTAAAAG aaaaagtTCAAGAACGGTCAGACTCGGCAACACCCAGCACATCACACGAAGAGAAGGCTACAGAAAAGGAACCCATTATAGAAAAGCCGGTGGAAGAAAAGAAGCCATCAAAACCAGCGACCAAAGAGGCAGACGCAAAATCCAAAGAG ATTGACGCGAGGGAACTGAAGAAGCGCCAGGAGTACTTGCGAGCCCAACGCGACAAGCTGGTGGCGCTAAAAAAGGAGGAGAGAAAGAAGCAGTTGAACGCCGAGGCGGACACGTCGGACAAGTTCCGCATACGGCCCAAGTCCGCAAAGGCAGCCGAGGCAGTGCTGGCTGGCGACAAGTCGCCCATCGAGCCGCAGCAGCTGCAGATACGGAAGTCGCTGGCCGAACGGCTGAAATCTGAAGTGGTGTTGAAAACGCGGTCGGATGTCAAATAA
- the LOC109609657 gene encoding ephrin-A4 encodes MGWQPGCVLLRGIVLLTFSFHYFVLGSLPSSAKFYTIHWNSSNPIFRIDNTDNIIDVNRNNMKFEYDQVNLICPVYTPGTRDEEMEKYIIYNVSKDEYETCRITNPNPRIIAVCDKPYKLMYFTITFRPFTPQPGGLEFLPGHDYYFISTSTSDDLHRRIGGRCTTSNMKIVFKVWGPPPMPATSQPPQATKSWWPVTSQQRTTTTSTSTTTSTEAPPPTTTKKSKTYNKHPNEVVKSEELTLGGGAAAPSSASLHCSMVLCAVLALVFTMR; translated from the exons ATGGGCTGGCAACCGGGCTGCGTTCTTCTGAGGGGCATCGTTTTGCTGACGTTCAGCTTCCACTACTTCGTGCTGGGCTCGTTGCCGAGCAGCGCCAAGTTCTACACGATCCATTGGAACTCGTCGAACCCCATCTTCCGCATCGACAACACGGACAACATCATCGACGTGAACCGCAACAACATGAAGTTCGAGTACGACCAGGTGAACCTGATCTGTCCCGTCTACACGCCGGGCACGAGGGACGAGGAGATGGAGAAGTACATCATCTACAATGTGTCCAAGGACGAGTACGAAACATGTAGGATAACGAATCCGAATCCTAGGATAATTGCGGTGTGCGACAAGCCATATAAACTCATGTACTTTACGATTACGTTTAGGCCGTTCACGCCGCAGCCGGGCGGGCTGGAGTTCCTGCCCGGCCACGACTATTATTTCATCAGCACATCCACCAGCGATGATCTACATCGAAGAATAGGAG GGCGGTGTACAACCAGCAACATGAAGATcgtgttcaaagtgtggggcCCGCCGCCGATGCCGGCCACATCGCAGCCGCCCCAGGCCACGAAGTCCTGGTGGCCGGTGACGTCGCAGCAGCGGACGACCACCACCAGCACATCGACGACCACGAGCACGGAAGCGCCGCCCCCGACCACCACCAAGAAATCGAAAACGTACAACAAACACCCGAACGAGGTGGTGAAGAGTGAGGAACTCACCCTGGGCGGCGGTGCCGCGGCGCCCAGCTCCGCATCGCTCCACTGTTCGATGGTTCTGTGCGCGGTGCTCGCGTTGGTGTTTACGATGCGATGA
- the LOC109609639 gene encoding SAGA-associated factor 11 homolog, with protein MSKRPKNDQKQLFINLSQELHELVSNKHDFKNALNSFLNNLVDDMVLGIIFDLHRKYKTNAYELDDSQDEEENKDIDIFAQHNMKKTQECMCPNCERPVAASRFAPHLEKCMGMGRTRSRNASRRVTTNHKERDGTSYSGITSDDDDDADWGSGDKRRKKKARNGNKKSKGTPKKNLDSDHAEPLNVDIEGDDDELNSLRDILHLQDHSNSSSPAESLSSSHSSSSKKSSK; from the exons atgtccAAACGACCCAAAAATGATCAAAAGCAATTGTTCATCAATCTATCCCAAGAACTGCACGAATTGGTAAGCAACAAACACGATTTCAAAAATGCGCTGAACAGCTTCCTGAACAATCTAGTCGATGACATGGTGCTGGGCATTATATTTGATCTCCACAGAAAGTACAAAACCAATGCTTATGAACTAGATGACAGCCAAGATGAAGAAGAGAACAAGGACATAGATATTTTTGCACAACACAACATGAAAAAAACTCAGGAATGCATGTGCCCTAACTGTGAAAGGCCTGTGGCAGCATCTCGGTTTGCTCCACATTTGGAAAAATGCATGGGAATGGGAAGAACAAGGTCCAGAAACGCCTCTAGGAGAGTGACTACAAATCACAAAGAAAGAGATGGTACTTCATATAGTGGTATTACtagtgatgatgatgatgatgctGACTGGGGTTCCGGCGACAAACGACGAAAGAAAAAGGCaagaaatggaaataaaaagtctaaag GAACTCCAAAGAAAAATTTGGATTCAGACCATGCTGAACCGTTGAATGTAGACATTGAAGGTGATGATGATGAACTCAACAGTCTGAGGGACATATTGCATCTGCAGGATCATTCTAACAGTTCGTCTCCAGCTGAATCCTTGTCCAGCAGCCATTCCAGTTCATCAAAGAAAAGTAGTAAATAG
- the LOC109609661 gene encoding cilia- and flagella-associated protein 36 isoform X1 translates to MEDENSWVFDSLVAFLNGPIWNAPLESFIEEKSLIFEPNVQDNENYRGVYEEFKNLVDFMLGNFMEDIGITPEQFEHACSEGRKHQVSFDNNLFEQIWAANDYEMFKRMMAQRNVELQLQALELIEQKYGITPESFIPNKRERHTTIQEIPVIIENSKLEKAIMDEVAKKFPEETTNDVMEILEDKEVLQESLKQVKEKVQERSDSATPSTSHEEKATEKEPIIEKPVEEKKPSKPATKEADAKSKEVSVTINFSKFCCCCCRFQIDARELKKRQEYLRAQRDKLVALKKEERKKQLNAEADTSDKFRIRPKSAKAAEAVLAGDKSPIEPQQLQIRKSLAERLKSEVVLKTRSDVK, encoded by the exons ATGGAAGACGAGAACTCCTGGGTCTTCGATTCTTTGGTGGCCTTCCTCAACGGTCCCATCTGGAATGCACCACTGGAAAGCTTCATCGAAGAGAAATCATTGA TTTTTGAACCAAATGTGCAAGACAATGAGAACTACAGGGGAGTTTACGAGGAGTTCAAGAATTTG GTGGACTTCATGTTGGGTAATTTCATGGAGGATATCGGCATCACACCGGAACAGTTTGAACACGCTTGCAGCGAGGGGAGGAAGCATCAAGTCAGCTTCGATAAT AACTTGTTCGAGCAAATATGGGCAGCCAACGACTATGAAATGTTCAAAAGAATGATGGCCCAAAGGAACGTGGAACTGCAGCTTCAAGCTCTGGAgttaattgaacaaaaatacgGAATTACACCGGAGTCTTTTATACCCAACAAAAGGGAACGACATACTACAATACAGGAAATACCGGTCATCATAGAAAATTCCAAGTTAGAGAAGGCCATCATGGACGAAGTCGCAAA aaaatttCCTGAAGAGACAACTAATGACGTAATGGAAATACTGGAAGATAAAGAGGTGCTTCAGGAGTCCCTAAAACAAGTAAAAG aaaaagtTCAAGAACGGTCAGACTCGGCAACACCCAGCACATCACACGAAGAGAAGGCTACAGAAAAGGAACCCATTATAGAAAAGCCGGTGGAAGAAAAGAAGCCATCAAAACCAGCGACCAAAGAGGCAGACGCAAAATCCAAAGAGGTATCAGTCaccattaattttagtaagttttgttgttgttgctgtcGTTTCCAGATTGACGCGAGGGAACTGAAGAAGCGCCAGGAGTACTTGCGAGCCCAACGCGACAAGCTGGTGGCGCTAAAAAAGGAGGAGAGAAAGAAGCAGTTGAACGCCGAGGCGGACACGTCGGACAAGTTCCGCATACGGCCCAAGTCCGCAAAGGCAGCCGAGGCAGTGCTGGCTGGCGACAAGTCGCCCATCGAGCCGCAGCAGCTGCAGATACGGAAGTCGCTGGCCGAACGGCTGAAATCTGAAGTGGTGTTGAAAACGCGGTCGGATGTCAAATAA